A window of Cryptomeria japonica chromosome 3, Sugi_1.0, whole genome shotgun sequence contains these coding sequences:
- the LOC131038586 gene encoding wax ester synthase/diacylglycerol acyltransferase 11, translated as MDVAGDVLGKPRLWKITVKKENKGCTDGEEEINEFEPVTPAGRVFSQSALYCYIIAIFKLKTQIDVETIKSGLESSLLKHKRFSSVMEKDKNGKLIWVPAEVNICDHVLVPCIDPEENESSDFYENYSARLATAPPLDSSRPQWQFHLINVKSQDAASGIVMRVHHSLGDGVSLMSLLLACTRQHADPNLLPTIPRQTRSSRIAGAKFRGLPLPLGILLGMLLVVWYTVVDILYFVATIIWLKDSLTPIKGYPGIESGPKKIVHQSISLEDIKLVKDAIKGTVNDVMLGITSAGITRYLERRYEEERSENADADTKKKAEQRRKNGESVLPSKLRVRSTILVNTRPAPGLHELAEMMESGNKARWGNNLGYVILSLPTEKRKNPLDYARAAAAIFRRKKLSLEAPFTYASGTLLLHLAGVKAATILTYNMIANTTFSFSNMVGPLQEVEFFGHPIMDIIPTVSGHPHALTMHFQSYMGKVTLVVSAATDVIADPKQLCLDCIDAFHSMKQAAAV; from the exons ATGGATGTTGCAGGTGATGTGCTTGGCAAGCCTAGGCTCTGGAAAATAACagtgaaaaaagaaaataaaggatgCACAGATGGGGAAGAGGAGATCAACGAATTCGAACCCGTGACCCCGGCTGGCCGCGTTTTCAGTCAATCCGCTTTATACTGTTATATTATCGCCATTTTCAAGTTGAAAACACAGATCGATGTAGAGACCATTAAGTCGGGTCTGGAATCCAGTCTTTTAAAGCACAAACGATTCTCCAGCGTAATG GAGAAAGACAAGAACGGAAAGTTGATTTGGGTGCCAGCGGAAGTGAACATTTGTGATCATGTTCTGGTCCCCTGCATCGACCCTGAAGAGAATGAAAGTTCAGATTTCTATGAAAATTATTCGGCCAGACTGGCCACAGCCCCTCCTCTGGATTCCTCCAGGCCGCAGTGGCAATTTCATCTCATAAATGTGAAGAGTCAAGATGCGGCCTCTGGCATAGTGATGAGAGTTCATCATTCTTTAGGGGATGGTGTGTCTCTCATGTCGCTCTTATTGGCCTGCACCAGACAGCACGCCGACCCCAATTTGCTCCCCACAATCCCACGCCAAACAAGGTCAAGCAGAATTGCTGGGGCTAAATTTAGGGGACTGCCCTTGCCTTTGGGGATTTTGTTGGGCATGCTTCTTGTAGTCTGGTACACAGTTGTGGATATTTTGTATTTTGTGGCTACCATAATCTGGCTTAAGGATAGCCTTACGCCGATTAAGGGATATCCCGGGATAGAATCGGGTCCCAAGAAGATTGTGCACCAGAGTATCAGTCTGGAGGATATTAAGCTTGTCAAGGATGCTATAAAAGGG ACAGTGAATGATGTTATGCTGGGGATTACTTCGGCAGGGATCACAAGATACCTGGAACGCAGATATG AGGAGGAGCGTTCAGAAAATGCTGATGCAGACACAAAAAAGAAAGCAGAGCAAAGGAGAAAAAATGGCGAGAGTGTTTTGCCATCGAAGCTACGCGTTCGTTCAACAATTCTAGTGAACACAAGGCCTGCTCCGGGGCTCCAT GAACTAGCAGAGATGATGGAGTCCGGGAACAAAGCAAGGTGGGGGAACAATTTAGGCTATGTGATTCTTTCGCTTCCTACGGAGAAGCGAAAGAATCCTCTGGATTATGCCCGTGCAGCCGCGGCCATTTTTAGAAGGAAAAAACTATCTCTGGAGGCGCCCTTTACATATGCAAGTGGTACTCTGTTGCTCCATTTGGCAGGTGTCAAG GCTGCTACGATCCTGACATACAATATGATCGCGAACACAACCTTTTCCTTTTCCAACATGGTGGGGCCCTTGCAAGAGGTGGAATTCTTCGGCCATCCAATCATGGATATCATTCCCACAGTCTCTGGGCATCCTCAT GCTTTAACCATGCATTTCCAAAGTTACATGGGAAAAGTAACGTTGGTCGTTAGCGCAGCTACAGATGTGATTGCAGATCCCAAACAACTCTGTTTAGATTGCATAGATGCTTTCCATTCCATGAAGCAAGCAGCTGCCGTGTAA